A genomic segment from Chanos chanos chromosome 2, fChaCha1.1, whole genome shotgun sequence encodes:
- the LOC115804727 gene encoding NACHT and WD repeat domain-containing protein 2, producing MRCVKIYLCSNPDDSVVERRALRDRVFPRLREYCRQKYGVDFTVTDPYEGMRPHHWPSHQERSQLLQECRESSAGPFFVGLVGEHYGAACLPEQVEVSEFQQILQVCRQMQLSTEVLERCYRRDENTVPASYCLLKPADYVTLNNSKGEERAEVHWHETVQEATETVCGVVMQCVREGNLTSVEAQKYLRSGLDKELHLALGGSSSSDLSRCLCYVHRIITTKRSQRKVQNEARSDLQEQSKKLLTELRDHFLPGLVTSSHPLVYTTMTECDQWRGYTTDMRQHYTEALCQQLHSDLRCLIDSTVTRITNHANDSFTQHRDLSATYSRLYRIERAEVECVKAYLEQTDTRQPLVLISGPCSGKSVLLAHCASQVRAWLKDTKLFVIPHFANLNISLKDFIRNLYYQVVLLCTQTCNRCSHNNSPLREGLSNLLVSVSSFKHPLILFIDGLDQLPNTDRPLDMTWLPESLPPTLKIVISTSPSKSGVLLALKKQYPEHHYFVEMRPIESKSCIQMLTTLLETSQRKITSGQQMYVNQTFQKCSLPLCVDLLHLQVCVWTSESEVTENTLAQGVHANICGLLDHLEEIHGKALVTRTMGYLTLSRYGMTAAELTDVLSCDDEVLARFLSSESPAPSSLRVPEVVVERLLLDLKKFLIMRKIFGFQSLFWVSRHFPLVIRKRYLWSIELIKEMHHALADYFSGCWTCGKAKSLFICDTETPDTETHKTSDSPDVIPSKIYIDRLSPSQPWIFHYKSPVSMYSPVPDSAQGNLRKVLELPFHLREADRLEELGREVMMSYVYHLAMLENKLLEELVAWLKETSHFVFSRELLFLCAILENSACLLNDYPDALTLVMQAKLIPFLQVFPELKEYTNQVLSDRRNTVNAVVCPAPAVPSTFWALPEARRSPITHAAEAHGTIAVILSDGSVWAWNGCDSEGFKLPQSPEIQSTSISGSGNLFLMSTQNHKLLLWDINVQSNCEDIQFHRSRELQCTTYAVEGVLVSNDKLFVWWKGRNHVSVFDRRRKVEITQLQCFQDITCVSCSSDGQYVYCGQGKSTVSIFEPCGHNIATFTCSTGAPIINVTLCEGEENMTCVDSTGSVFVWDVEIVTEPKLVKDFSSQGQVLTTDLSKENNILLICKKQEVLLWDTCMADVGDQFKAPKGKTFIQAVLDRSSHFILALLDECPVILVWKWSTGQCVLSLDAGNTRITRLLKLGTTHLAAVTPTKVILWDKDLITEAATSPKSGVKVTKVVVESNGEHFYTTDNTELVCKWGRLSGNMEGQFQHLGPIDTMALSPDSEHLVTIASGDIYVWKTDTGKNLHRICDSQAYHILITPKSNFAVSLSQRGPSRVWKLGNGHVVCSIHYYLCNPVISPESTFLLGLHSGDLLAVSLWSGFVSKRFSCYNRSKVLAFHPLVNSPDYILVITKTGLLYSWKLTDETICQQFQMPKFLLCQPEVFQVSSDGSYAILSIKGTILSILDVTHGKLCSLKTEGCVLQAYLDHSGQYALCICNASVENLGCPCDLHAKPVLIAVRVSDGKKIGRFYLCKHPTVMCLSEDLCVYVGFEDGSVGIYSVDAEKNSINAKDHQNNVDTAMLCKFAKPLKWPPLPEPNITWMDL from the exons GGTGAAGAGAGGGCAGAAGTGCACTGGCATGAGACAGTTCAAGAGGCAACAGAGACTGTTTGTGGTGTCGTGATGCAGTGTGTCCGGGAAGGCAACCTCACCTCTGTGGAGGCCCAAAAGTACCTAAGATCAG GTCTTGATAAAGAGCTGCATCTTGCGTTGGGAGGGTCTTCCAGCTCTGATCTCTCAAGATGTCTCTGCTACGTTCACAGAATCATCACTACTAAGAGAAGCCAGAGAAAGGTGCAAAATGAGGCTCGCTCAGATTTACAAGAGCAGTCCAAAAAGTTACTGACAGAGTTGCGTGATCACTTCTTGCCTGGCCTGGTCACTTCCTCTCATCCCCTGGTATACACAACCATGACAGAGTGTGACCAGTGGAGGGGTTACACCACAGACATGAGACAGCACTATACTGAAGCTCTTTGTCAGCAGCTGCACTCTGACCTTCGGTGCCTGATTGACAGTACAGTTACTAGGATAACAAATCATGCTAATGACTcattcacacaacacagagacttGTCCGCCACCTATTCTCGTCTGTATAGAATTGAACGTGCAGAAGTAGAGTGTGTCAAAGCTTACCtggagcagacagacacaagGCAACCCTTGGTTCTCATTAGTGGACCATGCTCAGGAAAAAGTGTGCTCCTGGCTCATTGTGCAAGTCAG GTGAGAGCATGGCTGAAGGACACAAAGCTTTTCGTAATCCCACATTTTGCGAATCTGAACATTTCCCTCAAAGATTTTATCAGGAACCTCTATTACCAAGTTGTCTTACTCTGCACTCAGACATGCAATAGGTGTTCTCACAACAACTCTCCACTGAGAGAGGGCCTTTCCAACCTTTTAGTGTCTGTTTCTTCATTTAAACATCCACTCATCCTCTTCATAGATGGGCTTGACCAATTGCCTAACACCGATAGACCTCTGGATATGACATGGCTTCCTGAGTCCCTACCACCCACTCTAAAGATTGTCATCTCCACCTCACCGAGTAAATCTGGTGTCCTCCTGGCACTCAAAAAACAATACCCAGAACATCACTATTTTGTGGAGATGAGACCAATAGAGAGTAAGAGCTGTATCCAAATGCTCACCACTCTCCTAGAAACCTCCCAGAGAAAGATCACTTCAGGTCAGCAGATGTATGTGAATCAGACCTTTCAAAAGTgttcccttcctctctgtgtggatcTCTTACATTTACAGGTATGTGTCTGGACCTCAGAATCGGAGGTCACTGAGAACACACTGGCCCAAGGAGTCCATGCCAACATTTGTGGACTCTTGGATCACCTGGAAGAAATTCATGGAAAAGCATTGGTCACCAGAACTATGGGTTACTTGACTTTGTCCAGATATGGGATGACTGCAGCTGAGTTGACAGATGTTCTCTCCTGTGATGATGAGGTACTAGCCAGGTTTCTCTCATCAGAGAGCCCTGCACCAAGCAGTTTAAGGGTCCCAGAGGTTGTGGTAGAGAGGCTCCTGCTGGACCTGAAAAAATTCCTAATAATGAGAAAAATTTTTGGCTTTCAGTCATTGTTCTGGGTCAGCAGACACTTCCCATTAGTCATACGTAAGAGGTACCTCTGGTCCATCGAACTGATTAAAGAAATGCACCATGCACTAGCAGACTATTTCAGTGGGTGCTGGACATGTGGTAAAGCTAAATCACTGTTCATCTGTGACACAGAAACtcctgacacagaaacacacaaaacttcagACAGCCCAGATGTAATTCCATCAAAGATTTACATTGACAGGCTATCTCCCAGTCAGCCTTGGATATTTCACTATAAGAGTCCTGTTTCCATGTACAGTCCCGTGCCTGACAGTGCCCAAGGAAATCTCAGAAAAGTCCTTGAACTCCCATTCCACCTGAGAGAGGCTGACAGATTAGAGGAACTTGGTCGTGAAGTTATGATGTCATATGTGTATCATCTGGCCATGTTGGAGAATAAGCTCTTAGAAGAGCTAGTGGCTTGGTTGAAAGAGACATCCCACTTTGTTTTTTCTAGAGAACTGCTGTTTCTTTGTGCAATCCTTGAAAATTCAGCCTGCTTGCTGAATGACTATCCTGATGCCCTTACATTGGTGATGCAGGCAAAGCTTATTCCCTTTCTTCAGGTTTTTCCTGAGCTGAAGGAATATACCAATCAAGTGCTTAGTGACAGAAGAAATACAGTGAATGCTGTGGTTTGTCCAGCACCCGCTGTGCCTTCCACATTCTGGGCACTGCCAGAGGCTAGGAGATCTCCAATTACACATGCAGCTGAAGCTCATGGGACCATTGCTGTGATTCTGAGTGATGGTTCAGTCTGGGCCTGGAATGGATGTGACTCTGAGGGCTTTAAACTCCCTCAGTCTCCTGAAATACAAAGTACAAGCATTAGTGGCTCTGGTAATTTATTCCTGATGTCCACTCAGAACCACAAACTCTTGTTATGGGACATAAATGTGCAATCAAACTGTGAGGACATTCAGTTCCATAGGTCAAGAGAACTTCAATGCACCACGTATGCTGTTGAGGGTGTTCTGGTGTCCAATGACaagctgtttgtgtggtggaAGGGAAGAAATCACGTCAGTGTGTTTGACAGGCGAAGGAAAGTGGAAATTACTCAACTACAGTGCTTCCAAGACATAACATGTGTGTCATGCTCCTCAGATGGTCAGTACGTTTATTGTGGACAAGGTAAAAGCACTGTCAGCATATTTGAACCTTGTGGTCACAACATTGCCACTTTCACCTGCTCAACAGGAGCACCCATAATTAATGTGACTCTCTGTGAGGGTGAGGAAAACATGACTTGTGTTGACAGCACggggagtgtgtttgtctgggatGTTGAAATCGTCACTGAGCCTAAACTTGTGAAGGACTTTTCCAGCCAGGGACAGGTGTTAACCACAGACCTCTCTAAGGAAAACAACATTCTGCTTATCTGCAAGAAGCAAGAAGTCCTGCTCTGGGACACATGCATGGCGGATGTAGGAGATCAGTTCAAAGCACCTAAGGGGAAGACATTTATTCAAGCTGTGTTGGATCGATCCTCTCACTTCATCCTTGCTTTACTGGATGAGTGTCCTGTGATACTGGTGTGGAAATGGTCCACAGGACAATGTGTTTTGAGTCTTGATGCTGGGAACACCAGAATCACCAGACTCCTAAAACTTGGTACCACGCATCTAGCAGCTGTCACACCTACCAAGGTCATTCTTTGGGACAAGGATCTCATCACAGAGGCTGCAACAAGTCCAAAATCTGGAGTAAAGGTGACAAAGGTTGTGGTGGAGTCCAATGGGGAACATTTctacacaacagacaacacagaacTAGTGTGTAAATGGGGAAGACTAAGTGGCAACATGGAAGGCCAGTTTCAGCATCTTGGGCCTATAGATACCATGGCCCTGTCTCCAGATAGTGAACACCTGGTCACCATTGCCTCAGGGGACATCTATGTCTGGAAGACTGACACAGGCAAAAATCTTCACAGAATCTGTGACAGCCAAGCATACCATATTTTGATTACACCAAAGAGCAACTTTGCAGTGTCTCTATCACAGAGAGGCCCCTCCAGGGTTTGGAAATTAGGGAATGGGCATGTAGTGTGCAGTATCCACTATTACCTCTGTAATCCTGTCATCTCACCAGAAAGTACCTTTCTCTTGGGCTTGCACTCTGGAGACCTACTTGCTGTTAGTCTTTGGTCTGGGTTTGTCAGCAAACGGTTCTCTTGTTATAACAGGTCAAAAGTCCTTGCCTTCCATCCTCTGGTAAACAGCCCAGATTACATTTTAGTGATCACCAAAACAGGGCTTTTGTACTCATGGAAACTGACAGATGAGACTATCTGCCAGCAGTTCCAAATGCCCAAGTTCCTGCTGTGTCAACCAGAGGTCTTCCAGGTCTCTTCTGATGGAAGTTACGCCATTCTGTCAATCAAAGGAACTATACTAAGTATCTTGGATGTTACTCATGGGAAGCTGTGTTCATTGAAAACTGAAGGCTGTGTACTGCAAGCATACCTTGACCATTCTGGTCAGTATGCACTTTGCATTTGCAATGCCTCTGTAGAGAACCTGGGCTGCCCCTGTGATCTCCATGCCAAACCAGTGTTGATTGCTGTGCGAGTTTCAGATGGCAAGAAAATCGGCAGGTTCTACCTGTGTAAACACCCAactgtgatgtgtctgtctgaagatctctgtgtgtatgtagggtTTGAAGATGGCTCTGTTGGCATTTACTCTGTTGATGCAGAGAAGAATAGCATCAATGCCAAGGATCACCAGAACAATGTAGACACAGCAATGTTATGTAAATTTGCCAAACCCCTGAAATGGCCACCCTTACCAGAGCCCAACATCACATGGATGGACCTGTAA
- the rps3 gene encoding small ribosomal subunit protein uS3 → MAVQISKKRKFVSDGIFKAELNEFLTRELAEDGYSGVEVRVTPTRTEIIILATRTQNVLGEKGRRIRELTAVVQKRFGFPEGSVELYAEKVATRGLCAIAQAESLRYKLLGGLAVRRACYGVLRFIMESGAKGCEVVVSGKLRGQRAKSMKFVDGLMIHSGEPVNYYVDTAVRHVLLRQGVLGIKVKIMLPWDPSGKIGPKKPLPDHVSIVEPKEEILPTTPVSEQKGVKPEVPVMPQGAPVPTA, encoded by the exons ATGGCGGTGCAAATATCCAAGAAGAGAAAG TTTGTCTCAGATGGCATCTTCAAGGCCGAACTGAACGAGTTCTTGACCCGCGAGCTCGCCGAGGACGGCTATTCCGGTGTGGAAGTCCGTGTCACTCCTACCAGAACAGAAATCATCATCCTGGCCACAAG GACCCAGAATGTGCTGGGAGAGAAAGGCCGTCGAATTAGGGAACTGACTGCTGTCGTTCAGAAGAGGTTTGGCTTCCCAGAGGGCAGTGTGGAG CTCTACGCAGAGAAAGTAGCCACTAGGGGTTTGTGTGCCATCGCCCAGGCAGAGTCACTGCGCTACAAGCTGCTTGGGGGTCTGGCTGTACGTAG gGCCTGCTATGGTGTGCTGCGCTTCATCATGGAGAGTGGGGCCAAGGGCTGTGAGGTGGTGGTGTCTGGGAAACTGAGGGGACAGAGGGCCAAGTCCATGAAGTTTGTGGACGGCCTGATGATCCACAGTGGAGAACCCGTCAACTACTACGTCGACACAGCCGTGCGCCACGTTCTACTAAGGCAGG GTGTGCTTGGGATTAAGGTGAAGATCATGCTTCCATGGGACCCCAGTGGTAAAATTGGCCCTAAGAAGCCTCTCCCTGATCACGTCAGCATCGTGGAGCCTAAAGAGGAGATCCTCCCCACCACCCCTGTGTCTGAACAGAAGGGTGTCAAGCCTGAGGTGCCAGTCATGCCACAGGGTGCCCCAGTGCCCACTGCATAA